From a single Bacillus pseudomycoides DSM 12442 genomic region:
- a CDS encoding amino acid permease, with the protein MENKELKRGLEARHIQMIALGGTIGVGLFMGSASTIKWTGPSVMLAYAIAGIFIFFIMRAMGEMLYVEPGTGSFATFGHKYIHPLAGYMTAWSNWFQWVIVGMSEIIAVGAYMQYWFPDLPAWVPGIITMVILGAANLISVKSFGEFEFWFAMIKIVTIVLMIIAGVGLIFFGFGNGGNAIGLSNLWENGGFFTGGWSGFFFALSLVVGAYQGVELIGITAGEAKDPRKTLTKAIQSTIWRILIFYIGAIFVIVTVYPWDQLSSIGSPFVATFAKVGITAAAGLINFVVITAAMSGCNSGIYSAGRMLYTLGMNGQAPKYFAKVSRNGVPLFGTIGVLIGLAIGVILSYIAPKNLFVYVYSASVLPGMIPWFVILISQIRFRKAKGAEMDNHPFKMPFAPVTNYVTIAFLIMVLIGMWFNEDTRISLIVGVIFLAIVVISFYAFGIGKRVPVEVQTENEVANR; encoded by the coding sequence GTGGAAAACAAAGAACTAAAGAGGGGTTTAGAAGCGCGTCATATTCAAATGATTGCTTTAGGCGGTACAATTGGTGTTGGTTTATTTATGGGTTCAGCAAGTACGATTAAATGGACAGGTCCGTCGGTAATGCTTGCTTATGCAATCGCAGGAATTTTTATATTTTTCATTATGCGTGCGATGGGAGAAATGTTGTATGTAGAGCCAGGTACAGGTTCATTTGCGACATTTGGCCATAAGTATATACACCCATTAGCAGGGTATATGACGGCATGGAGTAACTGGTTCCAGTGGGTGATTGTTGGAATGTCAGAAATTATAGCGGTTGGGGCATACATGCAGTACTGGTTCCCGGATCTGCCTGCTTGGGTGCCAGGTATCATCACAATGGTGATTCTTGGTGCGGCGAATTTAATTTCTGTTAAATCATTTGGTGAATTTGAATTTTGGTTTGCGATGATTAAAATCGTTACCATTGTGTTAATGATTATTGCGGGGGTTGGACTTATTTTCTTCGGATTTGGTAACGGAGGGAATGCAATCGGTTTATCTAATCTTTGGGAAAATGGCGGCTTCTTTACAGGTGGCTGGTCAGGGTTCTTCTTTGCTCTATCACTAGTTGTTGGGGCTTATCAAGGTGTCGAATTAATTGGGATTACAGCTGGCGAAGCAAAAGATCCGAGAAAAACGTTAACTAAAGCGATTCAAAGTACGATTTGGCGTATTTTAATTTTCTATATTGGGGCAATTTTTGTTATTGTAACTGTTTACCCTTGGGATCAACTAAGCTCAATTGGTAGCCCGTTTGTGGCAACTTTTGCGAAAGTTGGGATTACAGCAGCTGCTGGGCTGATTAACTTTGTCGTAATCACAGCTGCAATGTCTGGCTGTAACAGTGGTATTTACAGTGCAGGACGTATGCTTTATACACTAGGAATGAATGGACAAGCACCAAAATACTTTGCAAAAGTCTCCCGTAATGGTGTGCCTTTATTTGGTACGATTGGCGTGTTAATTGGCTTAGCGATTGGCGTTATTTTAAGTTATATTGCACCAAAAAACTTATTCGTGTATGTATACAGTGCAAGTGTACTTCCTGGTATGATTCCGTGGTTTGTCATTCTGATTAGTCAAATCCGATTCAGAAAAGCAAAAGGAGCTGAAATGGACAATCATCCGTTCAAAATGCCATTTGCGCCTGTTACAAACTATGTAACGATTGCCTTTTTAATCATGGTGCTAATCGGTATGTGGTTCAACGAAGACACACGAATCTCACTTATTGTAGGAGTTATTTTCCTGGCTATCGTTGTCATTAGCTTTTATGCTTTTGGAATAGGTAAGCGTGTTCCAGTAGAGGTTCAAACAGAAAATGAAGTGGCTAACCGATAA
- a CDS encoding CBO0543 family protein encodes MNLQFLRKKISFSEKKKQKSNHLAFIVAIIFSCFIGTYLDYLFVSKQMYAFPVRPFPNMFSVNIAFTLFILPTFTAFFLHIAKALSTFSRILFIMLIGICASISEQFAESLGLFTHNENWHHYYSFFGYMIFMFFMWKIYRWLQY; translated from the coding sequence TTGAACTTGCAATTCTTACGAAAAAAAATATCCTTCTCAGAGAAGAAGAAACAGAAGAGTAATCACCTAGCATTTATAGTCGCCATCATTTTCTCCTGTTTCATTGGAACATATTTAGACTATCTATTTGTTAGTAAACAAATGTATGCCTTTCCAGTCAGACCATTTCCAAATATGTTTTCGGTCAATATCGCTTTTACATTATTTATATTGCCAACCTTTACTGCTTTCTTTTTACATATTGCCAAAGCTTTATCTACATTCTCAAGAATTCTATTTATTATGCTAATCGGCATTTGTGCAAGTATATCCGAACAATTTGCTGAAAGCTTAGGATTGTTTACTCACAATGAAAACTGGCATCATTATTATTCTTTCTTTGGATATATGATTTTCATGTTTTTTATGTGGAAGATTTATCGGTGGCTACAATACTAA
- a CDS encoding collagenase ColA, which produces MVKYSKFYKLMLGVGLVTVSCNGLQVQAETKEKYTKNTLQMEPIGSRQSPDELAHSSNIQESTSFTKRLKLADLSQRPPMPKENTKQLVEERKYSMAELNQLSNKQLADLLVTIKWNQIPELFQFNNDSLKFYQDDSRMQALIDKLAEQGQTYTKDDSKGVETLVEVIRSGFYLGFYHQELSKLSERSYHDKCLPALKTIAKNPNFKLGTSEQNKVISSYGMLIGGASADVEIIQYAAGILKQYNDNLSTFIEDRTKGDAIYNLMKEIDYDVQSYMYTTDKEPKDTMWYKNIDSFINEVSRFALIGTVTDKNGWLINNGIYYASRFGKFHSTPTKGQQVVTEAMRIYPYLGQQYFVAAEQITTNYGGVDANGKTINLDKIREDGKQKYLPKTYTFDDGAIVFKAGDKVTEEKIKRLYWAAKEVKAQFYRTVGSDKPLESGHADDVLTMVIYNSPDEYQFNRQLYGYETNNGGIYIEGIGTFFTYERTPQQSIYSLEELFRHEFTHYLQGRYEVPGLWGQGELYQNERLTWFEEGNAEFFAGSTRVDSVVPRKSIIGGLSNDPAKRYTAEQTLNAKYGAWDFYNYSFALQSYMYNNRPDMFDKVHDLIRANDVPGYDAYRSALSKDNKLNEDYQSYMQMLINNRDKYTIPQVSDDYLAGHKLKALSEVAADITNEAKLKNVKVTKNKSQFFNTFTLQGTYTGSTSKGENEDWKAMNQATNEMLKHLSQKEWSGYKTLTAYFVNYRVNAAGQFEYDIVFNGVNTEEDTSVEKEPNNSFDTANPLSLNTLLRGSLNNQDQIDRFVIDIREAKDLQITVTNEQNLGLNWVLYHESDLNNYVTYATKYEGNKLLGSYYANPGKYYLSVYKYGSGTGNYTIEVK; this is translated from the coding sequence ATGGTGAAATACTCGAAATTTTATAAATTGATGCTGGGCGTTGGACTTGTTACTGTATCATGTAATGGATTGCAAGTTCAAGCAGAGACAAAAGAAAAATATACGAAGAATACATTACAAATGGAGCCGATAGGGTCAAGGCAATCTCCTGATGAGTTGGCACACTCTTCGAACATACAAGAAAGTACTTCATTTACAAAACGGTTAAAGTTAGCAGACCTATCGCAGCGTCCACCAATGCCAAAAGAGAATACTAAACAGCTAGTTGAAGAAAGAAAATATTCGATGGCTGAATTGAATCAATTAAGCAACAAACAATTAGCCGATCTTCTTGTGACAATTAAATGGAATCAAATTCCGGAATTATTTCAGTTTAATAATGATAGTTTGAAATTCTATCAAGATGATAGCCGTATGCAAGCACTCATTGATAAACTAGCAGAACAAGGTCAAACGTATACGAAAGATGATTCAAAAGGAGTTGAGACATTAGTAGAAGTTATACGCTCGGGTTTTTATTTAGGCTTTTATCATCAAGAATTAAGTAAACTAAGTGAGCGTAGCTATCATGACAAATGTTTACCAGCGTTAAAAACAATTGCGAAGAACCCGAATTTTAAACTTGGTACATCAGAACAAAATAAAGTAATTTCGTCGTATGGAATGTTAATTGGAGGCGCGTCGGCTGATGTTGAAATAATTCAATATGCTGCTGGAATTCTTAAACAATATAATGATAATCTTTCTACGTTTATTGAAGATCGGACAAAAGGTGATGCTATATATAACTTGATGAAAGAAATTGATTATGATGTTCAGTCGTATATGTATACTACGGACAAAGAACCAAAAGATACGATGTGGTATAAGAACATCGATAGCTTTATTAATGAAGTAAGTCGTTTTGCACTAATTGGTACGGTAACGGATAAAAATGGATGGTTAATTAATAATGGCATTTACTATGCTAGCCGATTTGGCAAGTTTCATAGTACACCAACAAAAGGACAGCAAGTTGTTACAGAAGCGATGCGTATTTATCCATATTTAGGACAGCAATATTTTGTTGCGGCAGAACAAATCACTACAAATTATGGCGGAGTAGATGCAAACGGAAAGACAATAAATTTGGATAAAATTAGAGAAGATGGCAAGCAAAAATATTTGCCGAAAACGTATACATTTGATGACGGGGCAATTGTCTTTAAAGCGGGAGATAAGGTTACTGAAGAGAAAATTAAACGTTTGTATTGGGCAGCAAAAGAAGTGAAAGCACAATTTTATCGTACAGTTGGTAGTGATAAGCCACTTGAAAGTGGACATGCTGATGATGTGTTAACAATGGTGATTTACAATAGTCCGGATGAATATCAATTTAATCGTCAATTGTACGGCTATGAAACAAATAATGGTGGAATTTACATTGAAGGAATCGGAACTTTCTTTACATATGAACGTACACCGCAGCAGAGTATTTATAGTTTAGAAGAATTGTTCCGTCATGAATTTACACACTATTTGCAAGGAAGATATGAAGTGCCTGGGTTATGGGGACAAGGAGAACTATATCAAAATGAACGCTTGACTTGGTTTGAAGAAGGAAATGCGGAATTCTTTGCAGGTTCAACTCGAGTAGATAGTGTTGTACCGCGAAAAAGTATAATTGGTGGATTATCCAATGATCCAGCTAAGCGATACACAGCTGAGCAAACATTAAATGCAAAATATGGAGCGTGGGATTTTTATAACTATTCGTTTGCATTGCAATCTTATATGTATAATAACCGTCCTGATATGTTCGATAAAGTACATGATTTAATTCGTGCAAATGATGTCCCAGGTTACGATGCGTATCGCTCTGCATTAAGTAAAGACAATAAATTAAATGAAGATTACCAATCTTATATGCAAATGCTTATTAATAATCGTGATAAGTATACAATTCCGCAAGTATCAGATGATTATTTAGCAGGGCATAAACTGAAAGCGCTTTCGGAAGTTGCGGCGGATATCACAAATGAAGCAAAGTTAAAAAATGTGAAGGTAACAAAGAATAAATCACAATTCTTTAATACATTTACACTACAAGGAACATATACAGGAAGTACGTCAAAAGGAGAAAATGAAGACTGGAAAGCGATGAATCAAGCAACGAATGAGATGCTTAAACATCTTTCGCAAAAAGAGTGGAGCGGATATAAAACATTAACTGCTTATTTCGTAAATTACCGTGTCAATGCAGCTGGGCAATTTGAATATGATATTGTGTTTAACGGAGTGAACACTGAGGAGGATACTAGTGTAGAAAAAGAACCAAATAATTCATTCGATACAGCTAACCCTCTATCTCTGAACACGTTATTACGAGGTAGCCTAAATAATCAAGATCAAATTGATCGCTTTGTAATTGATATAAGGGAAGCGAAGGATTTACAGATTACCGTTACGAATGAGCAAAATCTTGGATTGAATTGGGTATTATATCACGAGTCAGATTTGAATAACTATGTTACTTATGCAACAAAGTACGAAGGAAATAAATTGCTGGGAAGCTATTATGCGAATCCGGGGAAATATTATTTAAGTGTATATAAATATGGCAGTGGAACAGGGAATTATACAATAGAAGTAAAATAA
- a CDS encoding PLP-dependent aminotransferase family protein: MEWRPNRADKTSVYKQIADYIEQGISSGEFSSDSMLPSERTLAKELQVNRSTVVAAYEELKSLGVVERIKGSGTRVNTDIWGISRKRTPNWGRYVEDGSFLPNLPLVQQIRTETQKDDLINLASGELSRDLFPADQFRRILSEQIFMENLGYDHPQGNEKLRETISSHVDKYKNIDVDPRSILITSGAQQALNLIVQCLLKPGDAIAIENPSYCFSLPMFKSAGLKIYHLPVDQHGMNPDDLIDLHRKHRIRMVFLNPDYQNPTGTVLSLSRRKKILGLSSEFGIPIVEDDPYSLTSFNGEVNPTLKSMDTNGNVLYISSLSKIVASGLRIGWVIGPPQVIERLADAKQQVDFGHSVFPQWIANQFLESENFHAHISMLRKQLKQRKDQLITSLGELLGNQVEFHVPEGGIHLWCQVQGSIDEYHLLGRAIQNGVAFVPGSVLGSKKEYVRFTFGRANTDLIHVGIKRFVETLNSIRR, translated from the coding sequence ATGGAATGGAGACCCAATCGTGCAGATAAAACGTCAGTCTACAAACAAATTGCTGACTATATAGAACAGGGGATTTCTTCAGGAGAATTTTCTTCAGATAGTATGTTACCTTCGGAACGTACTTTAGCAAAAGAGTTGCAAGTGAACCGCAGTACGGTAGTAGCGGCATATGAGGAACTGAAATCACTTGGGGTAGTAGAGAGAATAAAAGGAAGTGGAACGCGTGTAAACACAGATATATGGGGGATATCGCGTAAACGTACGCCAAATTGGGGGAGATATGTAGAAGATGGTTCATTCCTCCCGAATCTACCGCTAGTTCAACAAATTCGAACAGAAACTCAGAAGGATGATTTGATTAATTTAGCAAGTGGTGAGTTGTCACGGGATTTGTTTCCTGCTGACCAGTTTCGCAGGATTCTCTCAGAACAAATATTTATGGAGAATCTAGGATATGATCATCCACAAGGAAATGAAAAGTTAAGGGAAACGATTTCTTCACATGTAGATAAATATAAAAATATCGATGTTGATCCACGCTCTATTTTAATTACATCAGGGGCGCAGCAGGCACTTAATCTTATTGTGCAGTGCTTGCTTAAGCCAGGAGATGCCATTGCTATTGAGAATCCATCGTATTGTTTTTCGCTTCCGATGTTTAAATCTGCCGGGTTAAAAATATACCATTTACCTGTGGATCAACATGGCATGAATCCGGATGATTTGATAGATTTACACAGAAAGCACCGAATTCGCATGGTATTTCTAAATCCGGATTATCAAAATCCAACCGGAACGGTCCTTTCATTGTCTCGTCGCAAAAAGATTTTGGGATTGTCATCTGAATTTGGTATACCAATTGTGGAAGATGATCCTTATAGCTTAACTTCTTTCAATGGAGAAGTAAATCCAACCTTAAAGTCTATGGATACGAATGGAAATGTTCTATATATTAGTTCATTATCGAAAATCGTAGCATCTGGATTGCGAATTGGGTGGGTGATTGGTCCACCTCAGGTCATTGAGCGTTTAGCAGATGCAAAGCAGCAAGTAGATTTTGGACATAGTGTCTTTCCTCAATGGATAGCGAATCAATTCTTAGAATCAGAAAATTTTCATGCGCATATTTCTATGCTTCGTAAACAACTGAAACAGAGAAAGGATCAATTAATCACAAGTCTTGGGGAACTTTTAGGGAATCAGGTTGAGTTTCATGTTCCAGAAGGCGGTATCCATTTGTGGTGTCAAGTGCAGGGTTCAATTGATGAATATCATTTATTAGGAAGAGCGATACAAAATGGTGTAGCTTTTGTTCCAGGGAGTGTATTAGGTTCGAAAAAAGAATATGTACGTTTTACTTTTGGAAGAGCGAACACAGATCTTATTCATGTAGGGATTAAAAGATTTGTAGAGACTCTAAATAGTATTCGACGATAA
- a CDS encoding DUF2515 domain-containing protein has translation MLTGGNKMYENNRKRKWNGSSKAIPLSLLDVKNELKKKSKSSTASFKKAALTIEEKMLIYNITEQTKQLNKNNVTRTRAYYQFYLQHPEIHWALLGHMVSRNGGWNMTDLKGDLYTRLLSEKDQLTYYSFLERGNWLIFQDVYPQFLLYEQSLKRSKTLFYLLPHLNVSTFMETMWNHFWKTGNHYTLAIATIINEQSYLEKRVIQNDHFKKTVLNSIGFKLFDFFRFNHILFPYYEDETKQKTLLFGDTMKHFTSLHERILLGKRLYSLLFRNEHTLSKVINWAHDHSHTASRKDYWPHLFSDVNESFSREFYKRRIKKCHLRKDANRLYSPQLIYAWKDLKHEEAEKGDWFEDWRIVDYFIDKGENTNGKIEDDYCKTMEKIELAILTKKNILLREEETEE, from the coding sequence ATGTTAACAGGAGGAAATAAAATGTATGAAAACAATCGAAAAAGAAAATGGAACGGGTCTTCCAAAGCGATCCCGCTTTCTCTTTTAGATGTAAAAAATGAACTAAAGAAAAAAAGCAAAAGTAGTACCGCTTCCTTTAAAAAGGCTGCATTAACAATAGAAGAGAAAATGCTTATTTATAACATTACAGAACAAACAAAACAACTGAACAAAAATAACGTGACGAGAACACGTGCTTATTATCAGTTTTACCTTCAGCATCCTGAAATACACTGGGCTCTACTTGGACATATGGTATCACGTAATGGCGGTTGGAATATGACAGATTTAAAAGGGGATTTATATACAAGATTGTTATCAGAAAAAGACCAACTTACCTACTACTCTTTTTTAGAACGGGGAAACTGGTTAATCTTCCAAGATGTGTATCCACAATTTTTACTATATGAACAAAGCCTTAAAAGATCTAAAACTCTCTTTTACCTCCTACCCCATCTCAATGTCTCAACGTTTATGGAAACGATGTGGAACCATTTTTGGAAAACGGGCAATCACTATACATTAGCTATAGCAACGATTATTAATGAACAAAGCTATTTAGAAAAAAGAGTCATTCAAAATGATCACTTTAAAAAGACCGTACTAAATAGTATTGGATTTAAACTCTTTGACTTCTTCCGTTTTAATCATATCCTTTTTCCATACTATGAAGATGAGACCAAACAAAAAACATTGTTATTTGGTGATACAATGAAACACTTTACCTCCTTACATGAACGAATTCTACTAGGCAAACGATTATACTCTTTATTGTTTCGCAACGAACATACGTTATCCAAAGTAATAAATTGGGCTCACGATCATTCGCATACTGCTTCACGGAAAGACTACTGGCCTCATTTGTTTTCTGATGTAAATGAGTCATTTTCTCGTGAATTTTATAAACGTAGAATAAAAAAATGTCACCTCAGAAAAGATGCAAATCGTTTATACAGCCCTCAATTAATATACGCATGGAAAGATTTGAAACATGAAGAGGCAGAAAAAGGAGACTGGTTTGAAGACTGGCGTATCGTAGACTATTTCATTGATAAAGGAGAAAATACAAATGGGAAGATTGAGGATGACTATTGTAAAACGATGGAAAAAATTGAACTTGCAATTCTTACGAAAAAAAATATCCTTCTCAGAGAAGAAGAAACAGAAGAGTAA
- a CDS encoding Crp/Fnr family transcriptional regulator, translating into MKKIEDDLLLSTYLANEHIQKLFTHLHHPFQIRRYDVKEIVLHEGEAIDGLYIQISGRTKITTSVITGKALLLRFCSAVSIMGDIELIQNVNIQSHVSAEEKTDFIFINKHYVNNVLLHDIAFSQELLHHVTYKLQTCTTASRINLLASVETRFASYLCTIRNTSKLFGREIRTTDHHEIASLIGTTTRHLNRIIEKLSITNVIRKENKQIIVKDWESIERISNGLRYE; encoded by the coding sequence ATGAAAAAAATTGAAGACGACTTGCTACTATCAACTTACTTAGCAAATGAACATATACAGAAACTTTTTACACATCTTCATCACCCATTTCAAATTCGACGATATGATGTAAAAGAGATTGTGTTACACGAAGGAGAAGCTATTGACGGTCTATACATTCAAATATCTGGACGTACAAAAATTACGACGAGTGTAATTACAGGAAAAGCATTATTACTTCGATTTTGTTCTGCCGTTTCCATTATGGGTGATATTGAACTCATTCAAAATGTAAATATACAATCGCATGTAAGCGCTGAAGAAAAAACCGATTTTATTTTTATCAATAAACACTATGTTAATAATGTACTTTTACATGACATTGCTTTTTCACAAGAACTTTTACACCATGTGACTTACAAACTACAAACATGTACGACTGCCTCACGTATTAATTTGTTAGCTTCAGTGGAAACACGATTTGCAAGTTACTTATGCACAATACGAAATACCTCTAAACTATTCGGGAGAGAAATCCGTACAACAGATCATCACGAGATCGCTTCACTTATCGGTACTACAACTCGACATCTAAATCGCATTATCGAAAAATTAAGTATAACGAATGTCATTCGCAAAGAAAACAAACAAATTATCGTAAAAGATTGGGAATCTATTGAACGTATTTCTAATGGTTTAAGATACGAATAA
- a CDS encoding YfmQ family protein — MTTWFIVMLVLFGGLKIVVSSLPTSVVESFVSRFELHPQLNGEAVTVTIDGNRLADEDKLQIIDYFNEAIFLEKYYFPPEGSETPLIIDTKRGKNDVRFWVYSYNDHVDVVKQYKRKVVAYSLRSKSLQNHSMLVMGEVV, encoded by the coding sequence ATGACGACCTGGTTTATAGTTATGTTAGTTCTTTTCGGTGGTCTTAAAATAGTAGTGTCCAGTCTTCCAACCTCTGTTGTGGAGTCTTTTGTCAGTAGATTTGAATTGCATCCACAACTTAATGGTGAGGCTGTTACTGTAACAATTGATGGAAACCGATTAGCAGATGAAGATAAACTTCAAATTATTGATTACTTTAACGAAGCAATATTTTTAGAGAAATATTATTTTCCACCAGAGGGCAGTGAGACTCCATTGATCATTGATACGAAGAGAGGAAAAAACGATGTTAGGTTTTGGGTTTATAGTTACAACGATCATGTTGATGTAGTCAAACAGTACAAGAGGAAAGTAGTCGCGTATAGTCTGCGTTCCAAAAGCCTTCAAAACCATTCTATGTTAGTAATGGGAGAGGTAGTTTAA
- a CDS encoding HAD-IIB family hydrolase — protein sequence MYMKFIFDIDGTICFKGNPLTEGIIQALDTCHARGHEIIFASARPIRDLLPVIPRHMHHYSMIGGNGAFVVKEGKVIEVTPFDKSTMKSIRSLIEEHHLAYLIDSQWDYAYTGSENHPIYRNIDPDKLATNVSIDCIDEMVKVVLFPDGNEEKLVEVLNELPVQMYAHHQEDIIDISPLGIDKWKGLQKLGVEEGSFIAFGNDANDVPMFLHAKEGVCIGDHKMLRSVASMSLQSNEQCIIEKIIKLSDIESRNIWDLMRNL from the coding sequence ATGTATATGAAATTTATTTTTGATATTGATGGTACAATTTGTTTTAAAGGAAATCCATTAACGGAAGGTATAATTCAAGCATTAGATACTTGTCATGCTAGAGGACATGAAATCATATTTGCATCTGCTAGACCAATAAGAGATTTATTACCTGTAATACCAAGGCATATGCATCACTATTCAATGATTGGTGGAAATGGGGCATTTGTTGTAAAAGAAGGAAAAGTCATTGAGGTTACACCATTTGATAAATCAACAATGAAGTCTATTCGTTCATTAATAGAGGAGCATCACCTTGCTTATTTGATCGATAGTCAATGGGATTATGCTTATACTGGAAGTGAAAATCATCCAATTTATCGCAACATAGATCCTGATAAATTAGCTACTAATGTATCGATTGATTGCATCGATGAAATGGTGAAAGTTGTGTTGTTCCCTGATGGGAATGAAGAAAAATTAGTGGAAGTGTTAAATGAACTACCTGTGCAAATGTATGCACATCATCAAGAGGACATAATTGATATAAGTCCATTAGGGATTGATAAATGGAAAGGATTACAAAAGTTAGGAGTAGAAGAAGGATCATTCATCGCTTTCGGTAACGACGCAAATGATGTACCAATGTTTTTGCATGCGAAAGAGGGAGTTTGTATTGGTGATCATAAAATGTTGCGCTCCGTTGCATCTATGAGCCTACAGAGTAATGAGCAATGTATTATAGAAAAAATTATTAAGTTATCAGACATAGAATCTAGGAATATATGGGACTTAATGAGAAACCTTTAA